Proteins encoded by one window of Emticicia oligotrophica DSM 17448:
- a CDS encoding Lrp/AsnC family transcriptional regulator, with the protein MTTESLLDEFDKKILIQLEKDGRKPYSEIAKNLGISNTMVHQRVTRMKKIGILKGAGIILDERKLGYEWSAFTGLVLKEDSDSKAIIEELKKIPEVTECYYITGQYTLYIRIVAKSNEHMRSVLYDKIDHITGILKTESMIDFGAAFKRNVSVEL; encoded by the coding sequence ATGACAACTGAAAGTTTACTTGATGAATTTGACAAGAAAATTCTTATTCAGCTTGAAAAAGATGGTAGAAAACCCTATTCTGAGATTGCTAAAAACTTAGGAATTTCAAATACGATGGTTCATCAACGAGTGACTCGGATGAAAAAAATAGGTATTTTGAAGGGTGCGGGAATCATTCTTGATGAACGAAAACTAGGGTATGAATGGAGTGCTTTTACTGGCCTTGTCCTAAAAGAAGATTCTGATTCAAAAGCGATTATTGAGGAATTAAAGAAAATTCCTGAAGTAACTGAATGTTATTATATTACTGGACAATACACACTTTACATCAGAATTGTAGCCAAGTCAAACGAACACATGAGAAGTGTTCTTTATGATAAAATTGACCATATAACAGGTATTTTGAAAACCGAATCAATGATTGATTT
- the rocD gene encoding ornithine--oxo-acid transaminase, translated as MLTDISLSEQLIELEERYGAHNYHPISAVLDRGQGVYVWDVEGKRYYDFLSAYSAVNQGHCHPRIINALVEQSQKLTLTSRAFYSSMLGRYEEYITNYFGYDRVLPMNTGVEAVETALKLCRKWAYKIKGIPENKAKIIFAGGNFHGRTLSVISASSDPTARNEFGPYMPGFESVEYNNIEALEEALMNDPYVAGLILEPIQGEAGVVVPDDNYLKEAYKLCKASNVLFIADEIQTGIARTGRILAVDYVGIKPDILILGKALSGGVLPVSAVLADDEVMLTIKPGEHGSTYGGNPLACAVAMEALQVVKDENLAENADYLGKIFRAEMQTLVEETSIVTQVRGRGLLNAIVVDSSEDSDLAWDICMKFKENGLLAKPTHGNKIRLAPPLVMIESQMWDCIEIISDVIRSFD; from the coding sequence ATGCTGACAGATATTTCACTCAGCGAACAACTAATTGAATTAGAAGAACGCTACGGAGCCCATAATTACCATCCGATTTCGGCAGTACTCGACCGTGGACAAGGTGTATATGTGTGGGATGTAGAAGGTAAGCGATATTATGATTTTTTATCGGCCTACTCAGCAGTAAATCAAGGTCATTGTCATCCTCGAATTATCAATGCTTTGGTTGAACAATCGCAGAAACTTACGCTCACTTCTCGTGCATTTTATAGCTCGATGCTTGGGCGTTATGAAGAATATATTACCAATTATTTTGGTTATGACCGTGTTTTGCCGATGAATACGGGCGTGGAAGCGGTAGAAACAGCTTTGAAACTTTGCCGTAAATGGGCATATAAAATTAAAGGTATTCCAGAAAATAAAGCCAAAATTATTTTTGCGGGGGGAAATTTTCATGGTCGTACACTTTCTGTTATTTCCGCTTCGAGCGACCCTACCGCACGCAATGAATTTGGCCCTTATATGCCCGGTTTTGAGTCGGTGGAGTATAATAACATCGAAGCATTAGAAGAAGCACTCATGAATGACCCTTATGTTGCGGGTTTAATTTTAGAGCCAATTCAAGGAGAAGCAGGTGTTGTTGTACCCGATGATAATTACCTAAAAGAAGCCTACAAACTTTGTAAAGCTAGTAATGTATTGTTTATTGCCGATGAAATTCAAACAGGAATTGCTCGTACAGGTAGAATTTTAGCCGTTGATTATGTCGGTATCAAACCGGATATTCTGATTTTAGGAAAGGCTCTTTCTGGTGGCGTTTTACCTGTTTCGGCGGTTTTGGCTGATGATGAAGTTATGCTCACAATCAAGCCGGGTGAACATGGCTCTACTTATGGCGGAAATCCATTGGCTTGTGCCGTGGCAATGGAAGCATTACAAGTAGTAAAAGATGAAAACTTAGCCGAAAATGCCGATTATTTAGGCAAAATATTCCGTGCAGAAATGCAAACTTTGGTAGAAGAAACAAGTATCGTAACACAGGTTAGAGGTAGAGGTTTATTGAATGCGATTGTGGTAGATTCGAGCGAAGATTCAGATTTGGCTTGGGATATTTGTATGAAATTTAAAGAGAATGGTTTGTTGGCGAAACCTACACATGGTAATAAGATTCGTTTAGCTCCCCCTTTAGTAATGATTGAATCGCAGATGTGGGATTGTATCGAAATAATTTCAGATGTGATTCGAAGTTTCGATTAA
- a CDS encoding OmpA family protein — protein MELLSLIKEQFTPNIISKISTFLDESDRNTSLAIDTALPTVLGGVMQKASTTQGLTDLLSIIRTGGYDGTLINNLNIVLSEIYSTITLASIGNGLLGSLFGEGLGDIFNVISKSSGITKTSASTLLGLVTPILVNVIGKHVIQQGITSSDLGSLMASQKESVLTALPAGIDKLINLDKLDDFKGKKRLSSNVSFENNNSKLTTWLPWLLLGGILLGALYYWKSCRNQENIQISSKLIIESNDSTQIDVVSSIKKTLSTGVMLNFGEQSIENELINFIEDQSKLVDKTTWFNFRALRFETGSALIDSTSMQEVTNIAEILKAFPNVELKIGGYTDNVGKEELNQKLSADRAFNVVKALVEQGIDSNRVVAEGYGSKYPVAANDTEEGRAQNRRIAVRVTKK, from the coding sequence ATGGAATTACTAAGCTTGATAAAAGAACAATTCACGCCAAATATTATTTCAAAAATTAGCACTTTTCTTGATGAATCAGATAGAAATACGAGTTTAGCCATCGATACTGCTCTACCAACAGTTTTAGGGGGAGTTATGCAAAAAGCATCAACAACGCAAGGTTTAACGGATTTACTAAGTATTATTAGAACGGGCGGCTATGATGGCACTTTAATCAATAATCTCAATATTGTGTTAAGTGAGATTTACTCAACAATTACTTTGGCTTCGATAGGAAATGGACTTTTAGGAAGTCTTTTTGGAGAAGGATTAGGTGATATTTTCAATGTAATTTCAAAATCAAGTGGCATTACAAAGACTTCAGCATCGACTTTATTGGGGCTAGTAACTCCTATTTTGGTGAATGTTATCGGTAAACATGTAATTCAACAAGGAATTACATCATCGGATTTGGGAAGTCTAATGGCGAGTCAGAAGGAATCTGTTTTAACGGCTTTACCAGCGGGCATTGATAAGCTTATCAATCTTGATAAATTAGACGATTTCAAGGGTAAAAAGCGTTTATCTTCGAATGTCAGCTTTGAAAATAATAATTCTAAACTTACTACATGGCTACCTTGGCTTTTGTTGGGAGGGATACTTTTAGGTGCATTGTATTATTGGAAATCTTGTAGGAATCAAGAAAATATACAGATTTCTTCTAAACTTATAATTGAAAGCAATGATTCTACTCAAATTGATGTAGTAAGCTCAATCAAAAAAACGCTTTCAACTGGAGTTATGTTGAACTTTGGTGAACAAAGTATTGAGAATGAATTAATAAACTTTATAGAAGACCAATCGAAGCTTGTCGATAAAACCACATGGTTTAATTTTAGAGCACTTAGATTTGAAACTGGTAGTGCTTTGATTGATTCAACTTCAATGCAGGAAGTAACAAACATTGCCGAAATTTTAAAAGCTTTCCCTAATGTGGAATTAAAAATTGGGGGCTACACTGATAATGTTGGTAAGGAAGAATTAAATCAAAAACTTTCGGCTGACCGTGCTTTTAATGTTGTAAAGGCATTAGTTGAGCAAGGGATTGATTCGAACCGTGTAGTGGCAGAAGGCTATGGCTCAAAATATCCAGTCGCTGCAAATGATACCGAAGAAGGTAGGGCACAGAACCGCCGAATTGCAGTGAGAGTAACAAAAAAATAG